The [Limnothrix rosea] IAM M-220 genome has a window encoding:
- the queA gene encoding tRNA preQ1(34) S-adenosylmethionine ribosyltransferase-isomerase QueA, producing MSTVDQNLASYDYILPPECIAQTPVTPRDHSRLLVLDSPTTHHHQHFYQLGDWLQPNDLLIMNNTKVIPARLHGRKVTGAPVEVLLLEEKSVNTWLALVKPGKRFTLGAEIAFTSPRDLDQVLRATVIDRDPETGGRVLAFDLPATTNLWSVLDDFGEIPFPPYVTDSEAKPDQYQTIYAEQPGAVAAPTAGLHFTPELLDKLGAKGIARAFITLHVGVGTFRPVEVDDITTHDMHYEWIDVPDSTVQKIKETKAKGGRVIAIGTTAVRSLEGMAAASDGELRGFQGKTNLFIYPGYEWQVVDGLITNFHLPKSSLMMLVSALIGRERLLALYGEAIAEGYRFYSFGDAMAILPQAKGMM from the coding sequence ATGTCTACTGTTGACCAAAACCTCGCTAGTTACGACTATATTCTGCCGCCGGAATGCATCGCCCAAACGCCCGTCACTCCCCGCGATCACTCCCGGCTATTAGTCCTAGACTCGCCGACAACTCACCACCACCAGCATTTTTACCAACTTGGTGATTGGTTACAGCCTAATGATCTACTGATCATGAATAATACGAAGGTTATTCCGGCGCGACTGCACGGGCGCAAGGTGACGGGTGCACCGGTAGAAGTCCTATTGCTGGAAGAAAAGTCGGTTAATACATGGCTTGCTTTAGTGAAGCCGGGGAAACGGTTTACCCTCGGCGCAGAAATTGCGTTTACGTCACCCCGTGATTTAGACCAGGTTCTTAGGGCAACGGTTATTGATCGAGATCCTGAAACTGGGGGTCGTGTCCTTGCGTTTGATTTGCCTGCAACGACGAATCTTTGGTCTGTTTTAGATGATTTTGGGGAAATTCCTTTTCCGCCCTATGTCACTGATTCTGAGGCCAAGCCGGATCAGTACCAAACTATTTATGCAGAGCAACCGGGAGCGGTGGCTGCTCCTACTGCCGGGCTACATTTTACGCCTGAGTTATTGGATAAGCTTGGGGCGAAAGGTATTGCTAGGGCTTTTATCACTCTCCATGTGGGGGTTGGGACGTTTCGTCCGGTGGAGGTTGATGATATTACGACCCATGATATGCACTATGAATGGATTGATGTGCCGGATAGTACGGTACAAAAAATCAAGGAAACGAAGGCGAAGGGGGGGCGTGTAATTGCTATCGGGACAACGGCTGTACGCTCTCTGGAGGGCATGGCGGCGGCATCGGACGGTGAATTGCGGGGATTTCAAGGGAAGACGAATTTATTTATTTACCCGGGCTATGAGTGGCAAGTGGTTGATGGTTTGATTACGAATTTCCATTTGCCTAAGTCGAGTTTGATGATGCTGGTGAGTGCGTTGATCGGCCGGGAAAGATTATTGGCGCTTTATGGGGAGGCGATCGCCGAGGGGTATCGATTTTATTCATTTGGTGATGCGATGGCTATCTTGCCACAAGCAAAGGGTATGATGTGA
- a CDS encoding NnrU family protein, producing MAEMSWFTTSHWVMLGLLVGFAIAHSGLAALRPWGEKKIGSRLYRVIFALVSIPFATCLIIYFFNHRYDGAVLWQIQGEAWVKPTVWWLSAISFFFLYPSTFNLLEIAAVQQPQVHLYEKGIIRITRHPQMVGQVIWCVGHLLWVGSSFMLLTCVGLVAHHLFAVWHGDRRLESRYGKTFLAVKERTSVIPFLAIFQGRQTLKLGEFLKPAYVGVSGFIALLWWGHPWLMVMTAKVPW from the coding sequence ATGGCGGAAATGAGCTGGTTTACGACAAGTCACTGGGTGATGTTAGGGCTTTTGGTTGGGTTTGCGATCGCCCACAGTGGATTAGCGGCGCTCCGTCCTTGGGGTGAAAAGAAGATTGGCTCTCGCCTCTACCGCGTCATTTTTGCATTGGTGAGCATTCCCTTTGCGACATGCTTAATTATTTATTTCTTTAACCACCGTTATGACGGGGCAGTGCTGTGGCAAATCCAAGGGGAAGCTTGGGTAAAGCCGACGGTGTGGTGGCTGTCAGCGATTTCATTTTTCTTTCTTTATCCTTCGACCTTTAATTTGCTGGAAATTGCTGCAGTACAACAGCCCCAGGTTCATCTTTATGAGAAAGGTATTATCCGTATTACCCGTCACCCGCAAATGGTGGGTCAGGTGATTTGGTGTGTTGGTCATCTTCTGTGGGTGGGGAGTTCGTTTATGTTGCTCACTTGTGTTGGTTTGGTGGCGCATCATTTGTTTGCGGTTTGGCATGGCGATCGCCGCCTAGAGTCCCGCTACGGCAAAACATTTCTCGCCGTCAAAGAACGCACATCGGTTATACCATTTCTCGCAATTTTCCAAGGAAGACAAACCCTCAAGCTTGGTGAATTTCTCAAACCTGCTTATGTGGGTGTGAGTGGCTTTATTGCGCTTCTATGGTGGGGACATCCTTGGCTGATGGTAATGACTGCAAAAGTGCCGTGGTAG
- a CDS encoding LysR family transcriptional regulator: MSDIPFTLDQLRILKAISTEGSFKRAADSLYVSQPAVSLQVQNLEKQLSVPLFDRGGRRAQLTEAGYLLLDYGEKIITLCQETCRAIEDLQNLQGGTLIVGASQTTGTYLIPRMIGLFRQKYPDVAVQLQVHSTRRTSWGVANGQVDLAIIGGEVPSELQDTLKIVPYAEDELSLILPINHPLAKVETIHRDDLYKLKFIALDSQSTIRKVIDQVLTRCDIDTKRLRIEMELNSIEAIKNAVQSGLGASFVSVTAIEKELRMGALHRAHIEEVEVRRILSVIINPNRYRSKAAEAFCQEILPHFANQLKKFDLSELMPAESDGK, encoded by the coding sequence ATGTCTGACATTCCATTCACTCTGGATCAACTTCGTATCCTTAAAGCCATTTCCACCGAAGGTAGCTTTAAGCGAGCCGCAGATAGCCTCTACGTCTCCCAGCCAGCGGTCAGTCTACAGGTTCAAAACTTAGAAAAACAACTCAGTGTTCCCCTCTTTGACCGAGGTGGTAGAAGGGCACAACTCACGGAAGCCGGTTATCTGTTACTTGATTACGGTGAAAAAATTATCACCCTCTGCCAAGAAACCTGTCGGGCGATCGAAGATTTACAAAATTTACAGGGCGGTACTTTAATCGTCGGCGCATCCCAAACCACGGGTACTTATCTCATCCCCCGCATGATCGGTTTATTTCGCCAAAAATATCCCGATGTCGCAGTGCAATTACAGGTTCACTCAACCCGCAGAACATCGTGGGGTGTTGCGAACGGTCAAGTGGATCTCGCCATTATCGGTGGTGAAGTCCCTTCTGAGTTGCAGGACACCCTCAAAATTGTGCCCTATGCAGAAGATGAGCTGTCTTTAATTTTGCCGATTAATCACCCCTTGGCAAAGGTAGAAACCATTCACCGCGATGATCTATATAAGCTGAAATTTATTGCTCTCGATTCCCAATCCACTATCCGCAAAGTGATTGATCAGGTTTTAACCCGTTGCGATATTGATACTAAGCGTCTGCGTATTGAAATGGAACTCAATTCCATTGAGGCGATCAAAAATGCTGTTCAGTCCGGTTTAGGTGCTTCTTTTGTGTCCGTAACGGCCATTGAAAAGGAACTGCGCATGGGTGCATTACACCGTGCCCACATTGAAGAGGTTGAAGTGCGGCGGATTCTTAGTGTAATTATTAATCCTAATCGCTATCGTTCTAAGGCGGCAGAGGCATTTTGCCAAGAGATTTTGCCCCATTTCGCAAATCAGTTGAAGAAGTTTGATCTTAGTGAGCTAATGCCTGCTGAGTCTGATGGGAAATAA
- a CDS encoding NAD(P)H dehydrogenase subunit NdhS encodes MILPGSTVKVINPDDTFYRFTGLVQRVTDGRAAVLFEGGNWDKIITFNLSELEESK; translated from the coding sequence ATGATTCTTCCCGGCAGTACAGTAAAAGTCATTAATCCCGACGATACCTTCTACCGTTTTACAGGCTTGGTACAGCGTGTCACCGATGGTCGTGCGGCGGTCTTGTTTGAAGGTGGTAACTGGGACAAAATTATTACGTTTAATCTCTCTGAACTCGAAGAGAGTAAGTAA
- a CDS encoding HAS-barrel domain-containing protein, which translates to MRLPLPQFSLGDRHPDHIAEVIETTTTEFTAQCLEPEDLSFPVMPPFGSWVKSYDEESGNVVYGIVTYVTTSPIDSVHRARALGMSLEELREQQPQIFAMLKTEFRAAIVGFEAPPKRRNSKRGEVFQYLPPRPPQIHQSVYHCEPEEIIHFTDKLEFLRVLLQVNWVPPESLIAASVREVYRLRKGDRQWLVNVGRMISTLLKDDYDRLRYILSQIHW; encoded by the coding sequence ATGCGTTTGCCCTTGCCTCAATTTAGTCTTGGCGATCGCCACCCGGATCATATTGCGGAGGTCATCGAGACGACAACCACAGAATTCACGGCGCAATGTTTGGAACCAGAGGATTTAAGTTTCCCGGTCATGCCACCCTTCGGTAGTTGGGTAAAATCCTATGACGAAGAGTCCGGCAATGTGGTTTATGGCATCGTTACCTATGTGACGACATCCCCCATTGATTCTGTACATCGGGCAAGGGCATTGGGCATGAGTTTAGAGGAGTTGCGGGAACAGCAACCCCAGATTTTTGCCATGCTAAAAACTGAATTTCGAGCGGCAATTGTGGGCTTTGAAGCGCCGCCAAAACGAAGAAACAGTAAACGTGGCGAAGTGTTTCAATATTTACCGCCCCGCCCGCCTCAAATTCACCAATCGGTTTACCATTGCGAACCGGAAGAGATTATTCACTTCACTGACAAGCTCGAATTTTTACGGGTTTTATTGCAGGTGAATTGGGTTCCGCCGGAATCTCTCATCGCTGCATCTGTGCGAGAGGTTTACCGACTACGAAAAGGCGATCGCCAGTGGCTCGTAAACGTGGGGCGAATGATCAGCACCTTGCTCAAGGATGACTACGATCGATTGCGTTATATCCTGAGCCAAATTCATTGGTAA
- a CDS encoding VOC family protein → MVAAVPILTNLYLGAFFPVFDSLFSTQGIMVMLLCAYGVAMWMFLTSAPKVHTIMVSDLDVARRFYEGILQLPVADVPMHYYYNYEQTLGGVGGIDPMYMGAASPSAMGMSPVKEQEGLWYQLKKDTQLHIVSGASLGKKNQQRHVCFDKECLESVLLRVQSRRLKYKIRQEKPLNFLVKDWEDQVIEIAEVMS, encoded by the coding sequence ATGGTTGCAGCTGTTCCAATCCTTACTAATCTTTACCTCGGCGCATTTTTCCCGGTCTTCGATTCGCTTTTTTCGACCCAGGGCATTATGGTTATGCTGCTTTGTGCCTATGGTGTAGCGATGTGGATGTTTCTCACCAGCGCCCCGAAGGTTCATACCATTATGGTTTCAGACTTGGATGTGGCAAGGCGTTTTTATGAGGGCATTTTACAATTGCCTGTGGCAGATGTACCGATGCATTACTACTACAACTATGAGCAAACCCTCGGTGGTGTCGGTGGTATTGATCCAATGTACATGGGCGCTGCATCACCTTCGGCCATGGGCATGTCCCCAGTTAAGGAACAGGAAGGTCTCTGGTATCAGCTCAAAAAAGATACGCAGTTGCATATTGTGTCTGGGGCAAGCTTAGGCAAAAAAAATCAACAGCGCCATGTTTGTTTTGATAAGGAATGCTTGGAGTCAGTTTTATTGCGCGTGCAGTCTCGCCGTTTAAAATACAAAATTCGTCAGGAAAAGCCTCTCAATTTTCTCGTCAAAGATTGGGAAGATCAGGTGATTGAAATTGCGGAAGTAATGTCTTGA
- a CDS encoding thioredoxin family protein, whose amino-acid sequence MVLSITEENFKQTVLEADQPVLVNFWAPWCGLCHLLHPFLVKVQKEWQGQFLLVDVNADDNFKLANTYRLKTLPTLILFNHGKIVERIDKFQDRDRLSSQLEQLLQGVVIPNR is encoded by the coding sequence ATGGTTCTGTCGATCACCGAGGAAAATTTTAAGCAGACTGTTTTAGAAGCTGACCAGCCCGTCTTAGTGAATTTTTGGGCCCCTTGGTGTGGTCTTTGCCATTTATTACATCCCTTTCTCGTCAAAGTTCAGAAGGAATGGCAAGGGCAATTTTTATTGGTTGATGTGAATGCTGACGATAATTTCAAGCTGGCCAATACCTATCGGCTGAAAACATTGCCGACTTTGATTTTGTTTAATCATGGCAAAATTGTTGAACGTATTGATAAATTCCAAGACCGCGATCGCCTCAGCAGCCAGCTAGAACAACTCTTACAAGGTGTCGTAATTCCGAACCGATGA
- the miaA gene encoding tRNA (adenosine(37)-N6)-dimethylallyltransferase MiaA, whose product MTLPLIVICGATATGKSSLALKLAKVLDAVILSADSRQIYREFDIGTAKPSPAELAQAPHYLIDICEPTKTLTLAEYQSQAQALIAKFQAENRYILLVGGTGLYIKAIAKGLKIPRVSPQPNLREQFTNLGQKYSYQLLQQLDPIACEKIHPNDQVRTLRALEVFYVTGKPITEQQGENPPDYPIIQIGLDCDLDHLEDRIRRRTHQMVELRFASEVKTLGKKYGWDLPLLKTLGYEEFGEYVRNETTVQGAIAATILHTRQFAKRQRTWFRAVPEINWLNNEDPDLVQQAIAVIKKSSA is encoded by the coding sequence ATGACTTTGCCTTTGATCGTAATTTGTGGCGCGACGGCAACGGGAAAATCAAGTTTAGCCCTCAAGCTTGCCAAAGTATTAGATGCCGTTATTCTCAGTGCTGATTCACGGCAAATTTATCGAGAGTTTGATATTGGTACAGCCAAACCGAGTCCAGCAGAGCTAGCCCAAGCGCCCCATTATTTAATCGATATTTGTGAGCCAACGAAGACGCTAACTTTGGCTGAATATCAATCCCAAGCCCAAGCACTGATCGCTAAATTTCAAGCAGAAAATCGTTATATTTTGTTAGTGGGTGGGACTGGTCTTTACATTAAGGCGATCGCCAAAGGTTTAAAAATTCCGCGCGTTTCTCCTCAGCCAAATCTCCGCGAACAATTTACTAATCTAGGTCAAAAATATAGTTACCAACTCTTGCAACAACTCGATCCCATTGCCTGCGAAAAGATTCACCCCAATGACCAAGTGCGAACATTGCGGGCTTTGGAAGTTTTTTACGTTACAGGCAAACCAATCACCGAGCAGCAGGGCGAAAATCCCCCAGACTATCCCATTATTCAAATCGGCCTAGATTGCGATCTTGACCATCTCGAAGACCGAATCCGTCGTCGTACTCATCAAATGGTTGAGTTGAGGTTTGCGTCGGAAGTAAAAACCTTGGGGAAAAAATATGGTTGGGATTTACCATTACTCAAAACCCTCGGCTACGAAGAATTTGGAGAATATGTCCGTAACGAAACGACTGTTCAGGGGGCGATCGCCGCAACCATTTTACATACCCGTCAATTTGCCAAACGCCAACGAACTTGGTTCCGAGCCGTGCCCGAAATTAATTGGCTTAATAACGAAGATCCTGATTTAGTCCAGCAGGCGATCGCCGTCATTAAAAAGTCCAGTGCATGA
- a CDS encoding RNA polymerase subunit sigma-70: MVQIPSFPEANHPLIQSLNHYSDLDLLTLFQRYPEQGKYFTGIFCRYSPIIYSLIGNSARSPVQADYIFALTWRHIFHEMRGLNLRDENTNADTLQNWLINTTAMCINGTEMPPVESINYNIKEATPPLWCYLEQALELIPPLARLILVMADNYHWSPTRISAYLQAEGENLSTEDVEYWIQQGRQFVINELPEDICELYFPEALASREDLLDAV, from the coding sequence ATGGTTCAGATCCCGAGTTTTCCCGAAGCGAATCATCCCCTGATTCAATCCCTCAACCATTATAGCGATTTGGATTTGCTCACTCTTTTCCAGCGTTATCCGGAGCAGGGTAAGTATTTTACTGGGATTTTTTGTCGCTATTCACCGATTATTTATTCTCTGATCGGTAATTCTGCGCGATCGCCGGTGCAGGCAGACTACATTTTTGCATTGACATGGCGACATATTTTCCATGAAATGCGCGGTCTAAATTTGCGAGACGAAAATACCAACGCCGATACCCTACAAAATTGGCTAATCAACACCACGGCAATGTGCATCAACGGCACTGAAATGCCCCCTGTCGAATCGATCAACTACAACATCAAAGAAGCAACCCCCCCATTGTGGTGCTATCTCGAACAAGCCCTAGAACTCATTCCACCCTTGGCACGACTAATTTTGGTGATGGCCGATAATTATCACTGGAGTCCTACCCGCATTTCGGCATATCTCCAAGCAGAAGGCGAAAACCTTTCCACTGAAGATGTGGAATATTGGATTCAGCAGGGTCGCCAATTTGTCATTAACGAATTACCCGAAGATATTTGCGAACTTTATTTTCCTGAAGCCCTCGCATCCCGCGAAGATCTACTTGATGCCGTTTAA
- a CDS encoding TIGR02652 family protein, translating into MLESSLHYPIFGKEILCPHCRQTIQALTLTDSYLCDRHGAFEANPETEELVHLQSSRQWKRWEEKWYRQHTHPDGIRFEIHEALDRLYTKGFRATKITIASRYETLVSRSLELRAPRTRITSEPSHTPVQSRVPYLYGLPVTFSDNGDRQNDEKWNIVNFELETEPGVPRRYPYHYLVRD; encoded by the coding sequence ATGCTCGAATCCAGCTTACATTATCCTATTTTCGGTAAAGAAATTCTTTGTCCCCACTGCCGTCAAACAATTCAGGCGCTCACCCTAACCGATAGCTATCTCTGCGATCGCCACGGCGCATTTGAAGCCAATCCGGAGACCGAAGAGCTCGTACACCTCCAGTCCAGTCGACAATGGAAACGTTGGGAAGAAAAATGGTATCGCCAACATACTCATCCGGATGGGATTCGCTTTGAAATCCATGAAGCACTAGATCGACTTTATACTAAAGGTTTTCGCGCCACAAAAATCACGATCGCCAGTCGTTACGAAACCCTAGTAAGCCGCTCCTTAGAATTACGCGCTCCCCGCACTCGCATTACCAGCGAACCATCACATACACCCGTTCAATCCCGTGTGCCCTACCTCTACGGTTTACCCGTGACCTTCAGTGATAATGGCGATCGCCAGAATGACGAAAAATGGAACATCGTTAACTTTGAACTAGAAACAGAGCCCGGTGTGCCCCGTCGCTACCCCTACCATTACCTCGTGCGAGACTAG
- the trpB gene encoding tryptophan synthase subunit beta, with product MTISPISPSSKTFDANQPDALGRFGQYGGKYVPETLMPALAELESAYAQYRNDPDFKAELDLLLKDYVGRPSPLYFAERLTERYVRPDGSGPQIYLKREDLNHTGAHKINNAIAQALLAKRMGKKRIIAETGAGQHGVATATVCARFGMECIIYMGVQDMERQALNVFRMKLLGATVQPVAAGTGTLKDATSEAIRDWVTNVENTHYILGSVAGPHPYPMMVRDFHAIIGAETREQCQEKWGGLPDILMACVGGGSNAMGLFHEFVRDRSVRLIGVEAEGSGVASGHHAATLTQGQPGVLHGAMSYLLQDTEGQVVEAHSISAGLDYPGVGPEHSYLKDTSRAEYYSVTDEDAVRAFRFVSELEGIIPALETSHAFAYLETLCPRLEGSPRIVINSSGRGDKDVQTVAKYLDKNGWD from the coding sequence GTGACTATTTCTCCGATTTCTCCCAGCAGCAAAACCTTTGATGCGAATCAGCCGGATGCCCTTGGCCGTTTTGGTCAGTATGGCGGCAAGTATGTACCGGAAACCTTAATGCCTGCACTGGCTGAGCTGGAATCAGCCTATGCTCAGTACCGTAATGATCCTGACTTCAAAGCTGAGCTAGATCTTCTTCTTAAGGATTATGTCGGTCGTCCTAGCCCACTGTATTTTGCAGAGCGGCTAACGGAACGCTACGTTCGCCCGGATGGCTCAGGCCCTCAGATTTATCTCAAGCGCGAGGATCTCAATCATACTGGGGCTCATAAAATCAATAATGCGATCGCCCAAGCTTTATTAGCGAAGCGCATGGGTAAAAAACGGATTATTGCGGAGACTGGCGCAGGTCAACATGGTGTGGCAACAGCGACAGTTTGTGCGCGTTTCGGAATGGAGTGCATCATCTATATGGGTGTGCAAGATATGGAACGTCAGGCACTTAATGTTTTTCGGATGAAGCTTCTGGGGGCAACAGTCCAACCGGTGGCAGCGGGAACGGGTACGCTAAAGGATGCCACTTCTGAGGCGATCCGGGATTGGGTGACAAATGTCGAAAATACTCACTACATTCTTGGTTCTGTGGCTGGGCCTCACCCCTATCCGATGATGGTACGGGATTTCCACGCGATTATCGGCGCAGAAACTCGTGAGCAATGTCAAGAAAAATGGGGCGGTTTACCGGATATCCTCATGGCTTGTGTCGGCGGTGGCTCCAATGCAATGGGCTTATTCCATGAGTTTGTTAGAGATCGTTCTGTTCGCCTCATCGGTGTTGAAGCGGAAGGTTCTGGTGTGGCTAGTGGCCACCATGCAGCGACATTAACCCAAGGTCAGCCGGGTGTCTTGCATGGCGCGATGAGCTATTTATTGCAGGATACAGAAGGTCAGGTGGTTGAGGCGCATTCGATTAGTGCGGGTCTTGATTATCCCGGTGTTGGCCCTGAGCATAGTTATCTCAAGGATACGAGCCGCGCGGAATATTACAGTGTGACGGACGAGGATGCGGTGAGGGCTTTCCGGTTTGTGTCGGAGCTTGAGGGCATTATTCCGGCTCTTGAAACGTCCCATGCTTTTGCGTACCTTGAAACTCTTTGTCCTCGGTTAGAAGGTAGTCCTCGCATCGTGATCAATAGTTCTGGTCGTGGTGATAAGGATGTGCAAACTGTGGCGAAGTACCTCGACAAGAACGGTTGGGATTAA